A single region of the Agromyces sp. Leaf222 genome encodes:
- a CDS encoding RNA helicase, translating to MSLSPAERYAMSREQRRRPRLQDFAASQRFDLDPFQRAACGALDEGRSVLVAAPTGAGKTVVAEFAVFLAMQQTGAKVFYTTPIKALSNQKYQEFVEAWGPDDVGLLTGDTNINSNARIVVMTTEVLRNMLYAGSPTLDRLAYVVMDEVHYLADRFRGAVWEEVIIHLPEDVRLVALSATVSNAEEFGDWLQAVRGDTDVVVSEDRPVPLEQHVLVKAKLVDLFDSSGKGATNRVNPELMQLARAGGRSISSRSARGRRGGDRGRYHHGGGHGTGRIDRPEVVDLLHGKHLLPAIFFIFSRVGCDQAVRQVLRSGIRLTESAERDEIRAIVESRVQMLRDEDLAVLGYWDWLEGLQRGVAAHHAGMLPAFKEVVEELFQRKLLKAVFATETLALGVNMPARSVVLEKLEKFNGEARVPITPGEYTQLTGRAGRRGIDVEGHSVIQWVDGLDPEAVAALASRRSYPMNSSFKPTYNMAVNLVDQFGRDRTRQVLELSFAQFQADRAVVDLARTLRKQEESMAGYEQAMACHLGDFGEYAAIRRRISDLERQNSKGNSTHAQRERMQRDLADARKQMRAHPCHGCAEREQHARWAERWWRLHRDHEQLSRQIHSRTGQIAKRFDRVADVLEHLGYLERTSDGGMVSTPAGRILKRIYGERDLLVAECLRQGLWNGLDVPSVAAMAVSLVYEPRRDDHGEQFRLPRGRFREAFERTTDVWSELDDLERENRLDGSEVPSPALAMAMHAWAGGAGLGAVLSDIDLAAGDFVRVAKQVVDLLDQISIVADAELGVTARAAIDAVRRGVVAYGSVG from the coding sequence ATGAGCCTTTCGCCGGCGGAACGGTACGCGATGTCGCGCGAGCAGCGACGACGTCCGCGACTCCAGGATTTCGCGGCATCCCAACGATTCGACCTCGACCCGTTCCAGCGCGCGGCCTGCGGCGCCCTCGACGAGGGACGCAGCGTGCTGGTCGCCGCGCCGACGGGGGCCGGCAAGACCGTGGTCGCCGAGTTCGCGGTCTTCCTCGCGATGCAGCAGACCGGCGCGAAGGTGTTCTACACGACGCCCATCAAGGCGCTGTCGAACCAGAAGTACCAGGAGTTCGTCGAGGCATGGGGGCCCGACGACGTGGGCCTGCTCACGGGCGACACGAACATCAACTCGAACGCGCGCATCGTGGTGATGACCACCGAGGTGCTCCGCAACATGCTGTACGCCGGCTCGCCGACGCTCGATCGGCTCGCCTACGTCGTCATGGACGAGGTGCACTACCTCGCCGACCGGTTCCGAGGGGCGGTGTGGGAGGAGGTCATCATCCACCTCCCAGAAGACGTGCGGCTCGTCGCGCTGAGCGCGACGGTCTCCAACGCCGAGGAGTTCGGCGACTGGCTGCAGGCGGTGCGCGGCGACACCGACGTCGTCGTCTCCGAAGACCGCCCGGTTCCGCTCGAGCAGCACGTCCTGGTCAAGGCGAAGCTCGTCGACCTCTTCGACTCGTCGGGCAAGGGCGCGACCAACCGGGTCAACCCCGAACTGATGCAGCTGGCTCGCGCGGGCGGTCGCTCGATCTCCTCGCGCTCGGCGCGCGGTCGGCGCGGCGGAGATCGTGGGCGATACCACCACGGCGGTGGGCACGGCACCGGCCGCATCGACCGACCGGAGGTCGTCGACCTCCTGCACGGCAAGCACCTGCTGCCGGCGATCTTCTTCATCTTCTCGCGCGTCGGGTGCGATCAGGCCGTGCGGCAGGTGCTCCGCTCCGGCATCCGGCTGACCGAGTCCGCGGAGCGCGACGAGATCCGCGCCATCGTCGAGTCGCGCGTGCAGATGCTCCGCGACGAAGACCTGGCCGTGCTCGGCTACTGGGACTGGCTCGAGGGCCTGCAGCGCGGCGTCGCGGCCCACCACGCCGGCATGCTGCCCGCGTTCAAGGAGGTCGTCGAGGAGCTCTTCCAGCGCAAGCTGCTGAAGGCCGTCTTCGCGACCGAGACGCTCGCGCTCGGCGTGAACATGCCGGCCCGTTCGGTCGTGCTCGAGAAGCTCGAGAAGTTCAACGGCGAGGCACGGGTGCCGATCACGCCGGGGGAGTACACGCAGCTCACCGGGCGGGCCGGTCGCCGCGGCATCGACGTCGAGGGCCATTCGGTGATCCAGTGGGTCGACGGTCTCGACCCCGAAGCCGTCGCCGCACTCGCGTCGCGTCGCAGCTACCCGATGAACTCGAGTTTCAAGCCGACCTACAACATGGCCGTGAACCTCGTCGACCAGTTCGGGCGCGACCGCACGCGCCAGGTCCTCGAGCTCTCGTTCGCGCAGTTCCAGGCCGATCGCGCCGTCGTCGACCTCGCCCGCACCCTGCGCAAGCAGGAGGAGTCGATGGCGGGCTACGAGCAGGCCATGGCCTGCCACCTCGGCGACTTCGGCGAGTACGCGGCCATCCGCCGACGCATCAGCGACCTCGAGCGCCAGAATTCGAAGGGCAACTCGACGCATGCCCAGCGCGAGCGCATGCAGCGCGATCTCGCGGACGCCCGCAAGCAGATGCGCGCCCACCCGTGCCACGGCTGCGCCGAGCGCGAGCAGCACGCGCGCTGGGCGGAGCGCTGGTGGCGGCTGCACCGCGACCACGAACAGCTCTCGCGCCAGATCCACTCCCGCACCGGCCAGATCGCGAAGCGGTTCGACCGCGTGGCCGACGTGCTCGAGCACCTCGGCTACCTCGAGCGCACGAGCGACGGCGGCATGGTCTCGACGCCCGCCGGCCGCATCCTGAAGCGCATCTACGGCGAACGCGACCTGCTGGTGGCCGAGTGCCTGCGTCAGGGCCTCTGGAACGGACTCGACGTGCCCTCGGTCGCAGCGATGGCGGTCTCGCTCGTCTACGAGCCGCGGCGCGACGATCACGGCGAGCAGTTCCGGCTGCCGCGGGGCCGGTTCCGCGAGGCGTTCGAACGCACGACGGATGTCTGGAGCGAGCTCGACGACCTCGAGCGCGAGAACCGCCTCGACGGCAGCGAGGTGCCATCGCCGGCCCTCGCGATGGCGATGCACGCGTGGGCGGGCGGAGCGGGCCTCGGCGCCGTGCTGAGCGACATCGATCTCGCGGCGGGCGACTTCGTGCGCGTCGCGAAGCAGGTGGTCGACCTGCTCGACCAGATCTCGATCGTGGCCGATGCCGAGCTCGGCGTCACGGCGCGTGCGGCGATCGACGCGGTGCGTCGAGGCGTGGTCGCGTACGGGTCGGTGGGCTGA
- a CDS encoding RNA polymerase-binding protein RbpA, whose amino-acid sequence MADRSLRGMRIGAQSLQSEDGVIFADRAEYRYRCEACNHETVMIFSTEAETPEEWECRNCGASAVLLVDSKPVEIDRSGEKVARTHWDMLLERRTRAELEELLEERLTFLRARRGQKQSA is encoded by the coding sequence ATGGCGGACCGGAGCCTACGAGGCATGCGCATCGGCGCCCAGAGCCTGCAGAGTGAAGACGGCGTGATCTTCGCCGACCGCGCGGAGTACAGGTATCGCTGCGAGGCATGCAACCACGAGACGGTCATGATCTTCTCGACCGAAGCCGAGACGCCCGAGGAGTGGGAGTGCCGCAACTGCGGTGCGTCCGCCGTGCTCCTCGTCGACTCGAAGCCGGTCGAGATCGACCGTTCGGGCGAGAAGGTCGCTCGAACCCACTGGGACATGCTGCTCGAGCGCCGTACGCGCGCCGAGCTCGAAGAGCTGCTCGAGGAGCGCCTGACGTTCCTTCGCGCACGCCGCGGGCAGAAGCAGAGCGCGTAA
- the lnt gene encoding apolipoprotein N-acyltransferase yields the protein MPAPRPLMPLWAALIVAIAGGLIYDLGFPGVSWWPLAFVGIAMALLSLIGRSAWAALLVGFAFGMAFYLQQVSWTALYLGPVPWLALSVLESAFVAGGAVLIALAYRWVPRASDARWVRLIVLPALVAGLWCLREAVVGSFPYGGFPWGRAALSQSESPFADVVSWAGSTGLGFVMVFLVAAIIEWVRARGWHDLRTAIPVVAVALIAMLVPQWQTTDAGTLRVASVQGNGPAGYFDEREQGDVLLAQLEATEPVLDEPGIDVLLWPEGGSDIDPLRSDRVAGVFDRLSDEIDAPVLLNTVTVEGDDEASAQYFNTSMLWRSGEGAVATYDKRHPVPFGEYIPDRDFWYSLAPDLIGLVQRGYTPGTNPPVFDLGDATTGLAICFDVIYDDLIWEGVDDGAQVFMFQTNNADFLGTDENEQQLAIARLRAIETGRSVVNISTVGTSQVIDPAGRTIDSLPAYEQGAMVTDVALRDGRTPAVVLGGAVPLLVVGGAALGLIAAGVLARRRNRSNG from the coding sequence GTGCCCGCCCCGAGACCGCTGATGCCCCTGTGGGCGGCCCTGATCGTCGCGATCGCCGGCGGCCTGATCTACGACCTCGGGTTCCCGGGCGTCTCATGGTGGCCGCTCGCGTTCGTCGGCATCGCGATGGCCCTCCTGAGCCTGATCGGGCGGTCGGCCTGGGCCGCACTGCTCGTCGGCTTCGCGTTCGGCATGGCGTTCTACCTGCAGCAGGTGTCGTGGACGGCGCTCTATCTCGGCCCCGTGCCGTGGCTCGCCCTCTCGGTGCTCGAGTCCGCCTTCGTCGCGGGTGGCGCCGTGCTCATCGCGCTCGCGTATCGCTGGGTTCCCCGCGCGAGCGACGCCCGCTGGGTGCGCCTGATCGTGTTGCCGGCGCTCGTCGCCGGGCTCTGGTGCCTGCGCGAGGCCGTCGTCGGCTCGTTCCCGTACGGCGGCTTCCCATGGGGTCGCGCGGCGTTGAGCCAGTCCGAGAGCCCCTTCGCCGACGTCGTCTCGTGGGCCGGCAGCACCGGTCTCGGATTCGTCATGGTGTTCCTCGTCGCCGCGATCATCGAATGGGTGCGTGCGCGTGGGTGGCACGACCTCCGCACGGCGATCCCGGTCGTCGCGGTCGCGCTCATCGCGATGCTCGTGCCGCAATGGCAGACGACGGATGCCGGCACGCTCCGCGTGGCCAGCGTGCAGGGCAACGGCCCGGCCGGCTACTTCGACGAGCGGGAGCAGGGCGACGTGCTCCTCGCCCAGCTCGAGGCCACGGAGCCGGTGCTCGACGAGCCCGGAATCGACGTGCTGCTCTGGCCCGAGGGCGGCTCCGACATCGACCCGCTCCGCTCCGATCGGGTCGCGGGCGTCTTCGACCGGCTGAGCGATGAGATCGATGCGCCGGTGCTGCTGAACACCGTCACGGTCGAGGGCGACGACGAGGCCAGCGCGCAGTACTTCAACACGTCGATGCTGTGGCGTTCGGGCGAGGGCGCGGTCGCGACGTACGACAAGCGGCATCCGGTGCCGTTCGGCGAGTACATCCCCGACCGGGACTTCTGGTACTCGCTCGCACCCGACCTGATCGGACTCGTGCAGCGCGGATACACGCCCGGCACGAATCCACCCGTCTTCGACCTGGGCGACGCGACCACGGGCCTGGCGATCTGCTTCGACGTCATCTACGACGACCTGATCTGGGAAGGCGTCGACGACGGTGCCCAGGTCTTCATGTTCCAGACGAACAACGCCGACTTCCTCGGCACCGACGAGAACGAGCAGCAGCTGGCCATCGCCAGGCTCCGCGCGATCGAGACGGGCCGGTCGGTCGTGAACATCTCGACCGTCGGCACGAGCCAGGTGATCGACCCGGCGGGCCGAACGATCGACTCGCTGCCCGCCTACGAGCAGGGGGCCATGGTGACGGATGTCGCGCTTCGCGACGGCCGCACGCCGGCCGTCGTGCTCGGGGGAGCGGTGCCCTTGCTCGTCGTCGGCGGGGCCGCGCTCGGACTCATCGCCGCGGGCGTGCTCGCCAGGCGTCGGAACCGCTCGAACGGCTGA
- a CDS encoding glycerophosphodiester phosphodiesterase has protein sequence MASRYLDSPRPRVLAHRGLAVAAPENTLLAFEHALAAGAGYLETDVRLTRDGVVVIAHDDTIDRIAGRSAAVADLSMAELSDIELGAGQSFATLAEALEAFPRARFNIDVKVAEAVLPVVEVIRWAAASERVLLTSFSDARRRRLAELIPGVATSTGQAGVIGVLLSTWLGSAGLVRRALRGAVALQVPERFGPVRIVSRRFVDLVHRAGAEVHVWTVNDPGDMKRLIALGIDGLVSDRADLAVAVVAEGAADRN, from the coding sequence GTGGCCTCGCGCTACCTCGATTCGCCGCGACCGCGGGTCCTCGCTCATCGAGGGCTCGCGGTCGCGGCGCCCGAGAACACCCTGCTCGCGTTCGAGCATGCCCTCGCGGCCGGGGCCGGATACCTCGAGACCGATGTGCGTCTCACGCGCGACGGCGTGGTGGTCATCGCCCACGACGACACGATCGATCGCATCGCGGGGCGCTCGGCGGCCGTCGCCGACCTCTCCATGGCTGAGCTCTCGGACATCGAGCTCGGCGCCGGGCAGTCGTTCGCCACGCTCGCCGAGGCGCTCGAGGCGTTTCCCCGAGCGCGATTCAACATCGACGTGAAGGTCGCCGAGGCGGTGCTGCCGGTGGTCGAGGTGATCCGCTGGGCCGCGGCGTCCGAGCGGGTGCTGCTGACGAGCTTCTCGGATGCACGTCGACGCCGCCTCGCCGAGCTGATCCCTGGCGTCGCGACCTCCACCGGGCAGGCCGGTGTCATCGGCGTGCTGCTCTCGACCTGGCTCGGCTCGGCCGGTCTCGTGCGCCGCGCCCTGCGCGGTGCCGTGGCGCTCCAGGTGCCCGAGCGATTCGGTCCCGTGCGCATCGTCTCGCGTCGGTTCGTCGACCTCGTGCACCGCGCCGGCGCCGAGGTGCACGTCTGGACGGTGAACGACCCGGGCGACATGAAACGCCTGATCGCGCTCGGAATCGACGGCCTCGTGAGCGATCGCGCAGACCTCGCCGTCGCGGTCGTCGCCGAGGGCGCCGCCGACCGAAACTGA